The Leptolyngbyaceae cyanobacterium DNA segment GCACTAGCTTACGATCGCAAACGCGATCGCTTTTTAGCCCTTTCCGACGATCAAAGCGCACTCGCCCCAGCTAGATTTTATACCCTAAAAATCGACCTCAGCGATACTGGCATCAAAGACGTAAAAGTAGAAAACGTCACCTTTCTCAAAGGACAAGACGGCAATACCTTTGGAAAATATACGATCGATCCCGAAGGAATCGCCATTTCTCCCCAGAAAACCGTCTTCATTTCCAGCGAAGGAGTTGCTCGTAACAGCATACCCCCTGCGATCGCCGAATTCGACATCCAAACCGGAAACCTGCGGCAAAACTTCCCCATCCCCCAGCGCTACATTCCCGACTCTTACGACGAAAACCAACAAAAAGGCATTCAAAATAACTTGGCACTAGAAGCCTTAACCCTCAATCCTACCGGATCTATCCCCGCTAGTGGCGAACCCATTCGCTTATTCGCCCTTACAGAATCAGCCCTAGTTCAAGACCGAGACACCGTAGAATTAGATGACAAAGGAGAAGCCAAACCCATCACTATTAAATCTCGTCTGCTACATTACCTAGTTAGCGATGGCCCGCCAATCATACTTTCCGAACATCTTTACCCCTTAGCTACTCCCCCCATTGGCGCTGTATATCATGGCGTATCGGAATTACTCGCAGTCGATCGAGGCGGTCACTTCCTCAGTTTAGAACGTTCTTTAAGCTTTTTTGGCTTTAACGCCCGCATTTTTCAAATAGCAACTGGCGCAGCAACCGATACCTCTGGCATTGTTAGTTTAAAAGGCGAATTGAAAGCCGTACAACCAGTTAAGAAAAAATTGGTCTTGGATTTAAACGAATTGGGTATTACCCTAGATAACCTAGAAGCAATGACATTTGGCCCCCGGTTACCCGATGGTAGCCAAAGTTTAATCCTCGCCAGCGACAACAATTTCAGCGATAAACAAATAACTCAGTTTCTCCTCTTCCGCCTCAAAATTGCATAGTAGGGATGGGGAAGTCTGAAGGATAAAGGATGAAGGATGAAGAATAAAAATTAATTGTATTTATCCCCCCATCTCCCCACCTCCCCTGCTCCCCTGCTCCCCATCTCCCCCTCACCTTAAAATGGGGATCGTTCCGCAACGTTTAACAAAAGATGACTCATTCCACGGATATATTAACGTTAGGTCGCTGGATGGCCGCAGATTTCAGCAATCAAGCTCAAGCTTTTGAAAATCCGCCTTTCTACGCACATATTCGGGTTTGTATGCGACCCCTGTCTTTAGAAGTTCTATCCGGTGTTGGTTTTTTTGTGGAACAAGCGTATGACTATACGCTAAATAATCCCTATCGAGTAAGAGTGTTGAAACTGGTAGATAAAGGTTCTCACATTGAAATCGAAAATTATACAGTCAAGGAAGAACAAAAGTTTTACGGTGCTTCCCGCGACTTACCCCGCCTGCATACCCTCAAAGCCGAAGATTTGGAAAAATTACCGGGCTGCAACATGATCGTAGAGTGGACTGGTAATGGCTTTCATGGCAAAGTCGAACCAGGTAAAGCTTGTATGGTAGTTCGCAAAGGCAAAACTACTTATTTAGACAGTGAATTCGACATTGATGAAGAAAAGTTTATCAGTCTCGATCGCGGACGCGACCCCGAAACAGACGAACATATCTGGGGTTCCGTCGCTGGCCCGTTCCACTTCGTCCGCTGGGCCAGCTTTGCCGATGAAGTGAAAGTTTAGGGACTAGGGGAAGGATGAAGGATAAAGGATGAAGGATAAAGGATGAAGGATAAAAATAAACTGATTTTCCTCATCTCCCCATCTCCCCATCCCCCCATCTCCCCATCCCCCCATCCCCTCTCTCCCTCCAAATAAATAGTCGAGTGGGCACCCAAACCTGATACATTTAGCGAGTGTCAGCAAGCAAAATTTACCAATCTACGATGAAAGT contains these protein-coding regions:
- a CDS encoding esterase-like activity of phytase family protein, which produces MNKPVQKLILAIAVTLLTFVAGCSLPQVTAQQRTFLDLSLEFLGEYQLPKQEFQDTPIGGISALAYDRKRDRFLALSDDQSALAPARFYTLKIDLSDTGIKDVKVENVTFLKGQDGNTFGKYTIDPEGIAISPQKTVFISSEGVARNSIPPAIAEFDIQTGNLRQNFPIPQRYIPDSYDENQQKGIQNNLALEALTLNPTGSIPASGEPIRLFALTESALVQDRDTVELDDKGEAKPITIKSRLLHYLVSDGPPIILSEHLYPLATPPIGAVYHGVSELLAVDRGGHFLSLERSLSFFGFNARIFQIATGAATDTSGIVSLKGELKAVQPVKKKLVLDLNELGITLDNLEAMTFGPRLPDGSQSLILASDNNFSDKQITQFLLFRLKIA
- a CDS encoding chromophore lyase CpcT/CpeT — translated: MTHSTDILTLGRWMAADFSNQAQAFENPPFYAHIRVCMRPLSLEVLSGVGFFVEQAYDYTLNNPYRVRVLKLVDKGSHIEIENYTVKEEQKFYGASRDLPRLHTLKAEDLEKLPGCNMIVEWTGNGFHGKVEPGKACMVVRKGKTTYLDSEFDIDEEKFISLDRGRDPETDEHIWGSVAGPFHFVRWASFADEVKV